GCCACGATGGAGTAGGAGACGCGACCGTTGGGCCCCAGGTCGGGGTCGGAGGCGCTGACTTGCGCAATAGAAGCCCCTGGAGGGTTGTTCTCGGCCACATGGACCACGTAGGAGGCCTGGTGGAAAACCGGCGCGTTGTCGTTGATATCGCTGATGTGTAGGGTGACGCTTGTACTGGAGAATAGGGAGGGCTTGCCCTTGTCAGTGGCTGTGATGGTGACATTGTACTCCGCCATCTGCTCCCTATCTAGGGCACTGTCAATCACCAGCTTGTAATAATTCTTGGAGGTGGATTCTAATTTGAAGGGAATGTCTTCCTGAATATAGCAGGTCACCAGACCATTTTGCCCAGAGTCCCGGTCTCTCACTTTAAAGAGGGCTATTACAGTCCCAAGGTCTGAGTCCTCGGGAATCTGGTTAGAATAGGACATCAATGTGACCTCTGGGGCATTGTCATTCTCATCAACAATTTCAATCTGAACATTACAGTGAGCCGTGTGCACCCCTCCATCCTTGGCTTCTACAACCAACATATATCTACTTGTCTTTTCAAAGTCCAATGTACCATTGGTTGTAATGTCACCAGTATTTGGATTGAGATTGAAGAGGAGGCTGGTACTTGTTGGGGCACTGAGGAAGGCATAGGTGATCTCTGCATTAACACCCTCATCCTGGTCAGTGGCCATCACTTGGAGCACAGAGGTCCCCGAGGGCACATTTTCTTGGAGGCTAACTCTGTACGTTTCCTGGCTGAACACTGGAGCATTATCATTGGCATCGGTGACCTGAATCCGGACCTGGGTGGTGCCACTTAGTGGAGGGTCTCCACCGTCCATGGCGGTCAGGATTAACTGGTGGGAGCTCTGCTGTTCTCTGTCCAGAGGTTTTTCCAGCAGTAATTCTGGGTATTTACTTCCATCAGGACTTTCCTTCGTTATCACAGAGAAGTGTTCACTGGAGTTGATAGTGTATATCTTCAGTGAGTTACTTTCTACATCTGCATCTTGTGCAGAATCCAGAGGGAATTTTACACCTGGTAAGGCTGACTCGCAGATTTCCAAGTCAATGCCTTTTGCGGTGAAACGCGGTGCATTGTCGTTAATATCTTGGATTGCAACAATCACGTGGAAAACATTCATTGGATTTTCAGCAACCATTTCAAATTCTAGTGCACACTCAGATTTCCTCCCACAAATTTCCTCTCGATCTATCCTACCGTTCACTAGCAAATCCCCACTTTCTGCACTCACACTGAAGAAATTCTCTGCACTAACCCGCAGTTTTCGAGCTGACAACTCCTGGACACTGAGCTTCAGGTCCTTGGCGAGGTTCCCCACCCGCAAGCCCCTGGCCAGCTCCTCCGGAATAGCGTATTGGATTTGCTGGGAGAtagccccccacaacaaagacaGCAGGAAGAGAAACAGTACCTGAATTTTCATCGGTTCAGCTTTTCTGGAGCTTCTTTGCATTTTTTGAACTCCCTGGGAAGCTTCTTTTCAGGATGTCTCtgggatgtttaaaaaaaaatcagtgccagCACCTGGACTTTTGTGATTTGAGGGTAGGACTGGCGTTGGTGGGTGCACAGGCGCCGCCTCCGCGTTTTGATGTGCGCAGGTCAAAGCTGGAAAACACTGCCCAACTCTCCCGCAGAATTGAGAACCTTTCTTCCCTTTGGTCAACAGCGGCGCCCGGAGGTTGTCTGGGAGAACTGCATATTGTCCAGCCATTTACCCTCAACCTGTAAGCTCTTGAATCTGTATGTACCTTGTCTAATTGTTGGAAAAACCAAGTATTCATATTTTCCCTCTAAATTTGATATGTTCTACTTTTTATCATTTCATAAGCGTTgctatcattttacattcttttttgcattaaaaaatttcACCAGGCTTACAACTAGTTTTTCAGTTTTGGGGGCAAAAATATCAATTATTTCACTGTATTTATGAACACTGGCATGGCTAGTATGGATGTAACCAAATAAGTTACTGGCTTTTTATCCACATTTTAGTGAACTATGATCTTTACATTTTTGTACAATCCAGAACCTCCCTAATACAGTATTTTAACTCTCTCCATAAATACTTTATCAATTCAgtaatattttccaaagataCAGTCTGcaaaaaaagagtgaataaagACCCTAGActtattttaatgtattgctcattttttaaaagcataggAAATCTTCCCATTAAGTACAGCACAGCCTGATATTTTGTTAAAGTGaccaatttaggggcacctggatggctcagtcattaagcatctgcctttggctctggtcttaatcccagggtcctgggatcgagtcctgcatcaggctccctgctccgtgggaagccttcttctccctctcccactccccctccttgtgttccctctctcgctgtgtctctctctgtcaaataaataaataaaatcttttttaaaagttagaccAATTTAGTACACATGCTTTTATACAGCTCAATCTTGTGAatgccatatttatttttatgaaatcagTGCTTTTTACTATATGAATGTATATGCAATACTCCATAATGCCAATACTCAGCTCCAGCTGATTTATACCATTAATAAGTATAATGAATTTGACTTGATCACTGGTAAATCTTGGAGAGGTGTTGAGAGTCCTTAGATACTCAATTTTGGAACTTAACCTGTAATCTTGAACTCATCTTGGGTAACTAAAACAAATACCTTTATTTCAAATGCACTACCAAATTAGATACCAATGTAATGATTTATTCTACTGTTTTGCAGTAGAATAATACATACTCACATTACACTCCAGTCAGAACAGACTATTATCTGTTTTCCTAAgacattattttcattgttttctctacgtcatgaatttatattttctgttccttttgctgtTCCCCTTTCTATTGTAATGAATTCTTGCCCATCCTTAAGAAAATCCTTTTTAGTGAAATGGAATGTCTGAGACCTTTCATTATCTATACAAGTAGATGGAAATTGTACTGCCTTTGTACTCTCTGTACACTTTGACAACATTTAGGCTTTGTTTTATCAAGATTCTTAGAAAATTCGCTTTGAGCATCTAAAATTCCCCGGCACTACCCATTTagtaatttttctcattatggGGAAAGTGATACTAATATCACTTTATCACATCATAAAGATTTTTCCTTAAAGAAGACATTTTGAAGATCATGTGCCTTTTTTCTGTGATGTATTTGCATGTTTGAATGAAAATACACCTTTCCCTGCTCTCAGTTATTTTGCTCAAGCCCTGCATCTCACACTCTTGAATATATCTCTTTCTAGTATATTTAGGGAGAGAGATGTTCCTTTATTTGAAatctaatgaaatatattttggtctcATTTTGGATGACTCTCTGAGGTGATTTCATaggtgaaaataatttcataaatttcaaaatgGGCCAACAATTTCTGGCTCAAGAAAGTTGTAGGACTCTATTTTATTGTTGGAGTAGCTGATCTGGAAATGTCCTGCTGAGGCTGACACATATCtccttgcattttttaaaatccttctcaAAGGACAAGAAATGTCCCTCCAAGACTCATATCAGTTTAGGCAATTGACCTCCCCACCTTCAGACAAAAGGCTGAAATCAATATGAATGCACACATACACCCAAACATACTTTAGGTATACACAGTAGGGAATACAGGCCAGGTAAAACCACTTGACCAagctgtatatatttttactcaACAGTTTTTATGTCATTGAGATGAAAAGAGTGTGGCCTGGCTTGGAAAGAGCAAGCATCATTTTACAGGAGCCTAAAATacctaatatttatatttttatttatatcagtcAGGATAAGCTAAGTAGGTTGGAGTGACAAATTTCAAATCACaagaagttaaaatgaaaaaaagtctatttatCACAGGTATACACACCAATGTATTACAACCACAGAGATCTTCTCTTGATATAGTTGTTCAAGCACTCAGGTAGAAGCAACAGTcacaatttcaaaaaataacttAGAGATCTGGAAATTCTTACAATGCCAACAGGAGCTTCCTCCAGGGAGAGGCACATATTACTTGCATTTACAATATATTGGCCAGAACTGGTTACTTAGGCCCATTCAGTCATAACCAGGTCAGGAAGATCAGCTCTACCATAGGcccagaagaaga
This region of Neomonachus schauinslandi unplaced genomic scaffold, ASM220157v2 HiC_scaffold_2873, whole genome shotgun sequence genomic DNA includes:
- the LOC123323942 gene encoding protocadherin gamma-B1-like translates to MQRSSRKAEPMKIQVLFLFLLSLLWGAISQQIQYAIPEELARGLRVGNLAKDLKLSVQELSARKLRVSAENFFSVSAESGDLLVNGRIDREEICGRKSECALEFEMVAENPMNVFHVIVAIQDINDNAPRFTAKGIDLEICESALPGVKFPLDSAQDADVESNSLKIYTINSSEHFSVITKESPDGSKYPELLLEKPLDREQQSSHQLILTAMDGGDPPLSGTTQVRIQVTDANDNAPVFSQETYRVSLQENVPSGTSVLQVMATDQDEGVNAEITYAFLSAPTSTSLLFNLNPNTGDITTNGTLDFEKTSRYMLVVEAKDGGVHTAHCNVQIEIVDENDNAPEVTLMSYSNQIPEDSDLGTVIALFKVRDRDSGQNGLVTCYIQEDIPFKLESTSKNYYKLVIDSALDREQMAEYNVTITATDKGKPSLFSSTSVTLHISDINDNAPVFHQASYVVHVAENNPPGASIAQVSASDPDLGPNGRVSYSI